GGCGGCCCGGCCTGGCGGCCGGCGTCGTGCCGGCGGCGGTCGTCCGGATGCGGGCCGAGGGCGCCGACCCGTCGGTCGCGTGGATCGGCCCCCACGTGTGCGGCGCCTGCTACGAGGTGCCCGCCGACCTCCAGGAGGAGGTGGCGGCCCTCGTGCCTGACGCCCGGGCCACCACGTCGTGGGGCACGCCGTCCCTCGACCTGGGGGCCGGCGTGCGCGCCCAGCTCGCCGCGGCGAGCATCACCGACGTGCGCGAGGTCGACGTGTGCACCCGCGAGGACGCCGACTGGCCGTCCCACCGCCGCGACGGCGCCGCCGCGACCCGCTTCGCCGGCGTCATCTGGAGCCACCGATGAGCGCCCGCGCCGACGAGCTCGCCGCCAACCTCGACACGGTGCGCCGTCGGATCGCCACCGCGTGTGCCGACGCCGGACGCGACGAGGGCGAGGTCTCCCTCGTCGTGGTCACCAAGTTCTTCCCCGCCACCGATGTGCGCATCCTGGCCGACCTCGGCGTGACCGACGTGGGGGAGAACCGCCACCAGGAGGCGGAGGCCAAGGCGGCGGAGTGTGCCGACCTCGGCCTGCGCTGGCACTTCATCGGGGGCCTGCAGTCCAACAAGGCCGCGGCCGTGGCGGCGTACGCCGACGTCGTGGAGTCCGTCGACCGGGCCAAGCTGGTCGGCCCGCTCTCGCGCGGCGCCCACGGCCGGGGACACGACGTCGACGTGCTGCTCCAGGTCAGCCTCGACCCGCCGGGCGCGGACCACCGCTCCGGCGCCGACCCCGCCGACCTCGCCGCCCTGGCGGCGCGGGTGGAGGAGGCCGGCATGCTCCGCCTGCGCGGCCTGATGGCCGTCGCGCCTCTCGGCGAGGACCCTGCGACGGCGTTCGCCCGCCTCGCCGAGGTGCGCGCCGGGTTCGTCGACGACCACCCTGACGCCACCGTGCTGTCCGCCGGCATGAGCGGCGACCTCGAGGCGGCGATCGGGTGCGGTGCGACACACGTGCGTGTCGGCTCCGCGGTCCTCGGTGCGAGGCCCGCGGTCCAGTAATGTCCACAAATGTCAACAGGTGCCCCGGATCGGGCACCTCGTCTAGCGGAGGATCAGTCTCATGAGCGGCGCGATGCGCAAGATCGGCGAGTACCTCGGCCTGCTCGAGGACACCGGCCACTACGACGACTACGACGGTGAGTCCGAGACGTCGACCCACGAGCCCGTTGACGAGCGACCGGTCGCCCGCGACCGTCGCCCTGCCCCCGTGTCCGACCTCGCCGAGCGCCGTCGTCCGGCGTCGGTCCAGACAGGAGTCGTGGCCGAGTTGAGCCGCATCACCACCCTGCACCCCCGCAACTACAACGAGGCGCGACTGGTCGGGGAGAACTACCGCGACGGCACCCCGGTGATCATGAACCTCAGCGAGATGGACGACAACGACGCCAAGCGCCTCGTCGACTTCGCCGCCGGGCTGATCTTCGCGACCCGCGGCTCCATCGAGCGCGTCACCAACAAGGTCTTCCTGCTCTCGCCGCCCAACGTGGCGATCTCGGCGGAGGACAAGCAGCGGATGGCCGAGGACGGGTTCTTCAACCAGAGCTGAGGCATCCTTATCCCGTGCAGATCATCGGCCAGCTCCTCGCGACCATCCTGCTCGTCTTCATCGGCCTGCTCTGGATCAGGTTCATCGTCGACTGGGTGCAGGTGTTCGCGCGTCGCTGGGAGCCGCGCGGTCCGCTGCTGGTGGCGCTCGAGGGCGTCTACTCGGCCACGGACCCGCCGATCGTCGCGCTGCGCCGGGTCGTCCCGCCCCTGCGGATCGGGCAGGTGGCCCTCGACCTCAGCTTCCTGCTGGTGATGGTCGCGGCCTGGTTGCTGCTCTCCGTGGTCCGCACGGTCTTCCAGCTGAACTGACGGTGGGGTCGACGGCCGCGTCGGAACCACCAGTCACAAGGGTCACTGTGCCCCGCACGAGTCCGGGCGCTATTGTCTCCTGACAGCAGAGCCACCATGAATTCGAAGAGTGAAAGTTTGGGTGAGGTCATGCCGCTGACGCCTGAGGACGTGAGCAACAAGCGCTTTACGCCTGTCCGTCTCCGCGAGGGCTACGACATGGGCGAGGTGGACCAGTTCCTCGACGAGGTCGAGGCCGAGCTCGCCCGGCTCACCAAGGAGAACGACGACCTCCGGTCCAAGCTCTCGGCGGCCCAGTCCGGCGCCCCGGCGCCCGCCGCCCCCGCCTCGTTCGCGCCCGCCGCGGCCCCGGAGCCCGAGCCGGAGCCCGAGCCCGAGCCGGAGCCCGTTGCCGCGCCGGCCCCCGTGGCCGCCCCGGTGCAGACGATGCGGGTCGAGACCGTCGCCGACGCGTCCAACGCCGCGGCCCGCCTGCTCGAGATCGCCACGCGCAACGCCGACGAGCTCGTCGAGGACGCGAAGAACGAGGCCGACCGCATCGTCGGTGCCGCCCGCACCAAGGCCGAGCGTCTCGAGGCCGAGTCGAAGACCAAGGCCGACCGCATGGAGGCCGACGCGCGCCAGCGTTCGCAGATGCTCGACTCCGAGACCGCCGAGCGCCGCCAGCAGATGTTCGGCGACCTGGAGAAGGAGCGCGACAAGCTCAACAGCGACGTCGAGACGCTGCGGGCCTTCGAGCGCGAGTACCGCTCGCGCCTGAAGACCTACTTCACCCAGCAGCTCGAGTCGCTGTCCAACGGCTCCGAGAGCCAGGCGCCCGTCGACACGGGCAGCGCGCCCAAGCGGCTCCGCTCGGTCCTCGGCGACGACGAGGGCTGACCCTCCTCCCGCACGACGCTCCGGCTCGGCCCACCCCCGCGGGGGTGGGCCGAGCTGCATTTCCGGCGAGCCGGTCTTGGGCGACCCCGGGGGAGCGGCTAACCTCCGTGCCACGTGTGGTGCCCACCACACCCGACGCACCGCGGGAGGCCCTCGGATGGCTGGCACGACGCGCAAGTCCCTGGCCGGGAGCGCCGCGGCCGCCGCGAAGCGCGTGATTGGGCGCCGCGGCTCCTCGAGCGCGACGGACACGAAGGCCGCAGCGAAGAAGGCGCCCGCGAAGAAGGCGCCCGCGAAGAAGGCGCCCGCGAAGAAGGCCCCGGCGAAGAAGGCCCCGGCGAAGAAGGCGCCTGCCACGAAGGCCGCGCCCGCGAAGAAGGCTCCCGCCACCACGGCTCCCGCCACGAAGGCGCCCGCCAAGAAGGCCGCAGCCACGAAGGCGCCCACCAAGAAGGCCCCGGCGAAGAAGGCCGCAGCCACCAAGGCGCCCACCAAGAAGGCACCGGCGAAGAAGCCCGCAGCCGAGAAGGCGCCCGCGAAGAAGACGGCGCCGGCGACGAAGGCGCCCGCGAAGAAGACCGCTGCTCGGAAAACCCCTGCGAAGAAGACCGCGGCGCAGAAGACTGCTCCCACGAAGGCCGCCGCCCGGAAGGCGGCCCCGACTCCTGTGAAGAAGGCCCCGGTGAAGAAGACCGCGACCAGCAAGGCCACCCCGTCCTCCCTCGTCGTGCTCGAGCAGGAGTCGGCCTGGACCCGTGCCG
This genomic interval from Nocardioides palaemonis contains the following:
- a CDS encoding polyphenol oxidase family protein, yielding MTLLHHRDRIEGDLVIEVAFTDVSLSLGDAAEAGVRAEALAQVAAATGAAPVLMHQVHGADVDVVDLQRDGGPVACDAMVTDQQEVALLARAADCVPVLLADPATGWIAAVHSGRPGLAAGVVPAAVVRMRAEGADPSVAWIGPHVCGACYEVPADLQEEVAALVPDARATTSWGTPSLDLGAGVRAQLAAASITDVREVDVCTREDADWPSHRRDGAAATRFAGVIWSHR
- a CDS encoding YggS family pyridoxal phosphate-dependent enzyme, with the protein product MSARADELAANLDTVRRRIATACADAGRDEGEVSLVVVTKFFPATDVRILADLGVTDVGENRHQEAEAKAAECADLGLRWHFIGGLQSNKAAAVAAYADVVESVDRAKLVGPLSRGAHGRGHDVDVLLQVSLDPPGADHRSGADPADLAALAARVEEAGMLRLRGLMAVAPLGEDPATAFARLAEVRAGFVDDHPDATVLSAGMSGDLEAAIGCGATHVRVGSAVLGARPAVQ
- a CDS encoding cell division protein SepF, whose amino-acid sequence is MSGAMRKIGEYLGLLEDTGHYDDYDGESETSTHEPVDERPVARDRRPAPVSDLAERRRPASVQTGVVAELSRITTLHPRNYNEARLVGENYRDGTPVIMNLSEMDDNDAKRLVDFAAGLIFATRGSIERVTNKVFLLSPPNVAISAEDKQRMAEDGFFNQS
- a CDS encoding YggT family protein; this encodes MQIIGQLLATILLVFIGLLWIRFIVDWVQVFARRWEPRGPLLVALEGVYSATDPPIVALRRVVPPLRIGQVALDLSFLLVMVAAWLLLSVVRTVFQLN
- a CDS encoding DivIVA domain-containing protein gives rise to the protein MPLTPEDVSNKRFTPVRLREGYDMGEVDQFLDEVEAELARLTKENDDLRSKLSAAQSGAPAPAAPASFAPAAAPEPEPEPEPEPEPVAAPAPVAAPVQTMRVETVADASNAAARLLEIATRNADELVEDAKNEADRIVGAARTKAERLEAESKTKADRMEADARQRSQMLDSETAERRQQMFGDLEKERDKLNSDVETLRAFEREYRSRLKTYFTQQLESLSNGSESQAPVDTGSAPKRLRSVLGDDEG
- a CDS encoding TraR/DksA family transcriptional regulator; the protein is MAGTTRKSLAGSAAAAAKRVIGRRGSSSATDTKAAAKKAPAKKAPAKKAPAKKAPAKKAPAKKAPATKAAPAKKAPATTAPATKAPAKKAAATKAPTKKAPAKKAAATKAPTKKAPAKKPAAEKAPAKKTAPATKAPAKKTAARKTPAKKTAAQKTAPTKAAARKAAPTPVKKAPVKKTATSKATPSSLVVLEQESAWTRAELDEVVTELREHHERLTTSVEQAEAELAGLMRDAGDGAGHDQADVGASSFERDHELTVLAKEREMLVQLERALTRIDDGTYGVCESCGNPIGKNRLMAVPHATLCMSCKQREERR